GTGTAGAAAATCCCTGATGGAATCATCGTCAGTTTATATTTTTTGTTATCAATCAGAATTGTATGACCCGCATTGTTACCACCTTGATAACGAGCCACCACATCAGCGCTCTCCGCCAAATAATCCGTAATTTTACCTTTTCCTTCGTCTCCCCATTGCGTTCCCACTACAACTACCGTTGACATAGTTAACATTCCTCCGTGGGTGCCTTGCGCACCTTTGTATTGGTCTGTCCGTCCTCTATCCCGGCAGGCGTGTTACGCAATAAACCGACTGAGAAGCGTGCTAACGGACAGTAAAAATGTCCTTCCGTTACATTCAAGGGAAGGTTTGTGCTGCTTTAACGCAGCAGTATTAGTGTACCAGTACCCTTTTTCAAAGTCAAATCAAATGGCGAACAATTAGATATAGTACAACCGTAATGTTCGGGATTTACCCATTATTTCGACACAAAAAACCGGAGACTTCAGTCCAAGCTTGCTTGACTGCTATCACCGGTTCAAGGATACCCATTTCAATGTGAATCTATATCTGGTATTTATAAGACATGTTTGCGTTCAGTTACTCTAATGGTTGATCTTCGGGACAGACGATTTTGCTTCCTGATCGAAGCCGTCAGCACCTGCCCGTTACATCGCGAAGGCGTCATTGTGCGCCCTCTCGTAATTGACGAATTTATTAAAGTTTTTCAGGAAGACCAGTTCCACCGTACCTACCGGACCATTACGCTGTTTGGCGATAATGATCTCAATAATATTTTTCTTCTCGGTCTCCTGATTATAGTAGTCATCCCGGTACAGGAACGCTACGATGTCGGCATCTTGCTCGATCGAACCCGATTCCCGCAAGTCACTCATCATTGGACGTTTGTCCTGACGTTGCTCTACACCCCGGCTCAGCTGGGACAAGGCAATAACCGGAACTTCCAGTTCCCGGCCAATCTGTTTCAGTGTACGTGAGATCTCGGATACCTCTTGTTGACGGTTCTCCCCTGCTTTACCACGTCCACTAATCAGTTGAAGATAGTCGATCAGGATCATGCCAAGGCCTTTCTCTTTCTTCAGACGACGGCATTTGGCACGAATATCCGCTACGGTAATCCCTGGCGTATCATCTATGAAGATGTTGGCTTCTGACAAAGCTGCAATACCCATCGTCAGCTTCTGCCAGTCTTCATCACCCTTGAAATCACCCATACGCATCACGCTGGCATCCAGGTTGGCTTCCGCACAGATCATACGTTGCACCAGCTGGGCAGCTGACATCTCCAGACTGAAGATGGCTACCGTCTCCTGTGCCCGAATGGCAACGTTCTGAGCGATATTCAGGGCGAAGGCCGTCTTACCTACGGAAGGACGGGCCGCTACAATGATCAAGTCACTGCGCTGGAATCCGGCAGTCATCTTGTCCAGATCGAT
This Paenibacillus xylanexedens DNA region includes the following protein-coding sequences:
- the dnaB gene encoding replicative DNA helicase, whose protein sequence is MGGEMLFDRIPPQNLEAEQAVLGAILLQGEALITAMERVQTEDFYDKPHQLIFEAMIQLGEGNQPIDLVTLTSLLKDKGELEDIGGVSYLAKLAHGVPTAANVDYYAQIIEEKSMLRRLIRTATQIVSEGYTGGEDVAAMLGEAERRILEISNRRSSSGFIAIQDVLMEVFDRVETLHQNKGTTTGIPSGFIDLDKMTAGFQRSDLIIVAARPSVGKTAFALNIAQNVAIRAQETVAIFSLEMSAAQLVQRMICAEANLDASVMRMGDFKGDEDWQKLTMGIAALSEANIFIDDTPGITVADIRAKCRRLKKEKGLGMILIDYLQLISGRGKAGENRQQEVSEISRTLKQIGRELEVPVIALSQLSRGVEQRQDKRPMMSDLRESGSIEQDADIVAFLYRDDYYNQETEKKNIIEIIIAKQRNGPVGTVELVFLKNFNKFVNYERAHNDAFAM